The following proteins come from a genomic window of Streptomyces sp. Sge12:
- a CDS encoding alpha/beta fold hydrolase has protein sequence MRLHTRTWGEGDRVALLIHGMMADHRTWRRVGPALADRGYRVIAVDLRGHGASGRGAYSPALYADDVVETLPAGAELALGHSLGGLTLSLAVDRLRPARAVYSDPAWHLAAPGEGFGPELFAQFKSATREQMRAMSPRWDEIDVDIERETLAVWDEQTALSLAPLVGADLMPSAPAVPSLVQLADPSTLITEERAQLLASRGFEVRSVPGAGHTIHRDDFDGFMASLEGWL, from the coding sequence GTGCGACTGCACACCCGAACCTGGGGCGAGGGCGACCGCGTCGCCCTCCTGATCCACGGCATGATGGCCGACCACCGGACCTGGCGCCGGGTCGGCCCCGCCCTCGCCGACCGCGGCTACCGCGTCATCGCCGTGGACCTGCGGGGCCACGGCGCCAGCGGCCGCGGCGCATACAGCCCGGCGCTCTACGCGGACGACGTGGTCGAGACCCTGCCGGCCGGCGCCGAACTCGCCCTCGGCCACTCCCTCGGCGGCCTGACCCTGTCGCTCGCGGTGGACCGGCTGCGCCCGGCCCGGGCGGTGTACTCCGACCCTGCGTGGCACCTGGCCGCCCCCGGCGAGGGATTCGGTCCGGAGCTGTTCGCGCAGTTCAAATCGGCGACCAGGGAGCAGATGCGGGCGATGAGCCCGCGCTGGGACGAGATCGACGTCGACATCGAACGGGAGACCCTGGCGGTCTGGGACGAGCAGACCGCACTGAGCCTGGCCCCGCTGGTCGGCGCCGACCTGATGCCGTCCGCGCCGGCGGTCCCCTCGCTCGTGCAGCTCGCCGACCCGAGCACCCTGATCACCGAGGAGCGGGCGCAGTTGCTGGCGAGCCGCGGCTTCGAGGTGCGGTCGGTCCCGGGGGCCGGACACACCATCCACCGGGACGACTTCGACGGGTTCATGGCCTCCCTGGAGGGTTGGCTCTAG
- a CDS encoding amidase, which yields MSDTAVPTASGLLDMVGALTEGTVTSRQLTEEALRRIVASQPELNAFRSVRTEAALAEAEAADRRLAAGERLPLLGVPLAVKDDMDVTGESTAFGCAGTFTPKTADSEAVRRLRAAGAVIVGKTQTPELGQWPFTEGGAFGETRNPWNRAYTPGGSSGGSAAAVAAGLVPAALGSDGAGSVRIPAAWTHLVGVKPQRGRISTWPEPESFHGLTVNGVLARTVADAALLLDAASGPHPEDLHRPARIRAVEAAGRTPRRLRIALSFGTAFTATPKSLDPEVRSAVERLAARLESLGHEVIPEDPRYGPIGLTFVPRATSGVRDWVARVPDPALLDPRTHEAVRTARILGGLALRVSRRAETALQQRVSEIFHRFDVVLTPTTATPPLRIGALAGLGALATDRAMIAACPYAWTWNVLGWPGVNIPAGLTADGLPMGAQLLGPAHSEPLLLGLAAQVEAAEDWAALRPAG from the coding sequence ATGTCGGACACAGCTGTCCCGACGGCCTCCGGCCTGCTGGACATGGTCGGCGCGCTCACCGAAGGGACGGTCACGTCCCGGCAGTTGACCGAGGAGGCGCTGCGCCGGATCGTCGCGTCCCAGCCGGAGCTCAACGCCTTCCGGAGCGTACGGACCGAGGCCGCGCTCGCCGAGGCGGAGGCGGCGGACCGGCGGCTGGCCGCGGGCGAGCGGCTTCCGCTGCTGGGGGTGCCCCTCGCGGTCAAGGACGACATGGATGTGACCGGGGAGTCGACCGCCTTCGGCTGCGCGGGGACCTTCACCCCGAAGACCGCCGACAGCGAGGCGGTACGGAGGCTGCGCGCGGCCGGCGCGGTGATCGTCGGCAAGACCCAGACGCCGGAGTTGGGGCAGTGGCCCTTCACCGAGGGCGGGGCCTTCGGCGAGACCCGCAATCCGTGGAACCGGGCCTACACGCCCGGCGGTTCCTCGGGCGGCTCGGCGGCCGCCGTGGCGGCGGGCCTGGTCCCGGCCGCCCTCGGTTCCGACGGGGCCGGATCGGTCCGGATTCCCGCGGCCTGGACGCACCTGGTGGGGGTGAAACCCCAGCGCGGGCGGATCTCCACCTGGCCGGAGCCGGAGTCCTTCCACGGGCTCACGGTCAACGGGGTCCTGGCGCGCACCGTGGCGGATGCCGCGCTCCTGCTGGACGCGGCGAGCGGCCCGCATCCCGAGGACCTGCACCGCCCGGCGCGCATCCGCGCCGTGGAGGCGGCCGGCCGTACGCCCCGCCGGCTGCGGATCGCGCTCTCCTTCGGGACGGCCTTCACGGCGACGCCCAAATCCCTCGATCCGGAGGTGCGTTCGGCGGTGGAGCGGCTGGCCGCGCGGCTGGAGTCGCTGGGCCACGAGGTGATCCCGGAGGACCCCCGCTACGGCCCGATCGGGCTGACCTTCGTACCCCGCGCGACCAGCGGCGTACGGGACTGGGTGGCGCGGGTGCCGGATCCGGCGCTGCTGGATCCCCGCACGCACGAGGCCGTACGGACCGCCCGCATCCTGGGCGGGCTCGCCCTGCGGGTCTCCCGCCGGGCGGAGACGGCGCTCCAGCAGCGGGTCAGTGAGATCTTCCACCGCTTCGACGTGGTGCTGACCCCGACGACGGCCACGCCGCCGCTGCGGATCGGCGCGCTGGCCGGGCTGGGAGCCCTGGCCACGGACCGGGCGATGATCGCCGCCTGCCCGTACGCCTGGACATGGAACGTTCTGGGGTGGCCCGGGGTGAACATCCCGGCGGGCCTCACGGCCGACGGCCTGCCGATGGGGGCCCAACTGCTGGGCCCGGCGCACTCGGAGCCGCTGCTGCTGGGCCTGGCCGCGCAGGTGGAGGCGGCGGAGGACTGGGCCGCCCTGCGGCCGGCCGGTTAG